TGGATATAGAATGGATGGTTGAAAAGGGCACATGGAACTTGAGTGGCTTCATCTCCAAGTGATGCTCCCTCTGTACTTTCCCACAACTCCACTGAAGTCTGCAACTTTTTGGTGGAAATGCGCGACAATTGATAGTAGCAATGGTCAAGAGTCATGGCTGTGACGCATGCATGACATGAGGAGGAAGGCAGGCACCAGGCAGGCAGCCATCACAGACGGATTTGTGTGGTAGCAGCACTAAGAAGATCCACTATAGGGGCGGCAAGACACCTGCATGGTCCATTTGTGCCGCAAATATTAGAAAGCAGATGATGATAAGTCCACAGTCCTATTTGCCCTCGACATTACTTTCTTACGTTCACATGATATGGTAGCACCCTAAGCTTCACGAAGAAATTAAGCTGTCAAAATCTGGTGAAAGATATCAGCAGGAGGTCATGTATAACTTAGTATGTGAAGTGACCAGAAGTTGAACCTAAGACGGCTATGCTTTTCATATGACTACAGCATAATACAGAATAGAGCTCATGTACCGCTCAACTCCCTGGGTAATGGGGTACAGTACCCAAACCTCAACCTCAAGTCGAGTAGCTTATTAAGAGTTACATGGTGAGCTAGTTATCTTCAAATGTTAAACCTATTGATGAACATATACTCCTTTTAATCATAAAAAGACGTaactaataaataaaatatataaaataaactactAAAATACCCAGAATATGGAACATCATCTATTGCCAAAGGAAAATGGTAAAGATATGCACACTAGACTAATTTCTTTAGGGTCACTAATAATGTGCATACCgcattgcagttgcagcacTTTCGCTTGGCCCAGAACTTGACTGTTCAGGGATCACATAGGTATCATAGCAGCGCTAAAAACAAATCTCAAGTTACTATTTGCTGTACGATTGATTGATATATCCACATCATGTCCACCGCACATCAACTGTAAGCAAGTCAGAGCTTCTGTCTAATCAACATTAAAATTTAACCACAATACCATTATTTTTTCTTATATAACTTGCACGCGCAAATGAAATATGCCAAGAGCTAATTCTATCATCTCGCCTAGCTTTTCATTCACATCTCCTGATTTCAGATATGGACGAGCATAAGAAACCAATCACCTTATATTGCGTTCCATCACAGTTTCCTCGGGCAGGCATGATGTTTTGAAGTGTACCTAAAGTAGAACAGAAGCAATGTTCTATTACAATCCAAGAGTCTGGAAATAAAACTATAGATGTTTATACCTGCAACAACAGTCATATAGTATCAAAGATGAGTCAAAGATAATGCATTCTGGAGGGGTTATCCTGATTAGTTGCTCCTAAAACAGCATCATTGCTGAAAAAGAACTGTTCCTCATCTAATCACATTTCACTGATAAAATATGCAGAACATGATGAtgaaccatgcatgcatgcatggattcATCGATGGCCTTTCATGGTTGCCATTGATCCTTCCCAATAGAAAAAATATTTGCGATATACTCGATGATCATCAAGGCAAGATATACTCCTCTGTTCAAATCCAACAGCAGTCTTTCGTCTTTGCAGAGCATTATCAGTTTCCTCCATTAAAAAAACTGGAGAGGGCAAGAAAGCGGGACACTTCAGTTGACAGGCTTCTCAAAGCACCAGGCTGCAGCCGCCTCAAAACCTTTCCACGCTCCTTGAGATGCacgtctctccctctctctgaaATACATACGCCTATAAGTACCACTAAGCACTAAAGCCATCACATTAAGCAAGCACTCCTCCCTCCATCTCCCTCATAGTAGCCTTCCCCCTGCTTCTAGCCTATCTACTTCTGGCTTGCACCTCACCTCACCATGGGTGGATCTTCTGACCTTCCTCCAGGGTTTCACTTCTTCCCCTCAGATGAAGAGCTCATCGTCCATTTCCTCCGCCGCAAGGCCTCCATGCTTCCATGCCAGCCAGACATCGTCCCAACAGTACTTCTGAACCACTACAATCCATGGGAACTGAATGGTATGTGTATCTATAACTAGCTAATCATATATTTCTTATCAGCATCATTAGTTGGTGTATGATGGTCATATCCTGATTGCTAGCAACAATTCTTTTTTCTAGACAAAGCACTTCAAGCAGGTAACCGGTGGTACTTCTTCAGTCATGCAACCCAAAGTAGGGTCACACCAAATGGGTATTGGAGCTCTATTTGTGCTGATGAGATAGTAGAAAGTGGTGGCTGTAACGTCGGCCTAAAGAAGACACTTATCTTCTCCATTGGAGAGCCCTCTGAGGGGATCGAAACCAACTGGATTATGCACGAGTATCACTTACTGGATGGAAGGAAGGGGAGTGGCAGTAGCACTTCAACCAGTTCAAGCAGGAAGTTGCACAGGAATAAAAGTCACTCAAACACGGTAAGCTACATACATGTTTGTTTACTTCATTTAGCATTATTGTATATATACACACGATTATATTAAGGTAAAATGCTTGCATGATCATTGCAGGAGTCTAACTGGGTGATATGCCGAGTGTTTGATTCAACCTGTGGATCGCAAGTGAACTACCACGAGGAGGGCATGGAGCTTTCATGCTTAGATGAGGTGTTCCTATCCCTTGACGACT
This portion of the Setaria viridis chromosome 7, Setaria_viridis_v4.0, whole genome shotgun sequence genome encodes:
- the LOC117863094 gene encoding NAC domain-containing protein 104, with translation MGGSSDLPPGFHFFPSDEELIVHFLRRKASMLPCQPDIVPTVLLNHYNPWELNDKALQAGNRWYFFSHATQSRVTPNGYWSSICADEIVESGGCNVGLKKTLIFSIGEPSEGIETNWIMHEYHLLDGRKGSGSSTSTSSSRKLHRNKSHSNTESNWVICRVFDSTCGSQVNYHEEGMELSCLDEVFLSLDDYDEVSLSNN